A single region of the Streptomyces sp. NBC_01803 genome encodes:
- a CDS encoding acyltransferase family protein, whose protein sequence is MTHSRQLPATPTVALPRQSATVTGTGDATGGGGPKERDAFFDNAKYLAIVLVALGHAWEPLRDGSRTVTALYMAVYAFHMPAFILIAGYFSRSFDGRADRVQRLITGVAVPYAVFQIAYVLFLRWLDDSRNTYIPLLEPRWLLWFLMALFIWRLTVPLWKALRWPVPVALAVAALGAVSPSLGGDLQIQRVLQFLPFFVLGLTLRAEHFRAVRRRAVRLAAVPVFAAALLVAYWAVPRMDHAWLYRKESAQELGEPWWTGVVMTVLLFGCALLLTACFFALVPGRRTWFTVLGAGTLSGYLLHGFLIRGSRAWGWYDPDVMREQPAAFLIASAIAAVGVSLLCAPVVGRVFRPVMEPKLHWLFRRPPATGA, encoded by the coding sequence GTGACCCACTCCAGGCAGCTCCCGGCCACCCCCACCGTCGCCCTGCCCCGCCAGAGCGCGACCGTGACCGGGACCGGCGACGCGACCGGGGGCGGCGGCCCCAAGGAGCGCGACGCCTTCTTCGACAACGCCAAATATCTGGCCATCGTGCTCGTCGCCCTCGGCCACGCCTGGGAGCCCCTGCGCGACGGCTCGCGGACCGTCACGGCCCTCTACATGGCCGTCTACGCCTTCCACATGCCCGCGTTCATCCTGATAGCCGGGTATTTCTCGCGGAGCTTCGACGGACGGGCCGACCGGGTCCAGCGGCTGATCACCGGCGTCGCCGTGCCGTACGCGGTCTTCCAGATCGCCTACGTCCTCTTCCTGCGATGGCTGGACGACAGCCGGAACACCTACATCCCGCTGCTGGAACCGCGCTGGCTGCTGTGGTTCCTGATGGCGCTGTTCATCTGGCGGCTCACCGTGCCGCTCTGGAAGGCGCTGCGGTGGCCCGTGCCGGTCGCGCTGGCCGTCGCCGCGCTCGGCGCCGTCTCGCCCTCCCTCGGCGGCGACCTCCAGATCCAGCGGGTTCTCCAGTTCCTGCCGTTCTTCGTGCTGGGCCTGACGCTCAGGGCCGAGCACTTCCGGGCCGTGCGCCGCCGCGCGGTGCGGCTGGCGGCGGTGCCCGTCTTCGCGGCGGCGCTGCTCGTCGCGTACTGGGCGGTCCCGCGCATGGACCACGCCTGGCTCTACCGCAAGGAGAGCGCCCAGGAGCTCGGCGAGCCCTGGTGGACCGGCGTCGTGATGACGGTGCTCCTCTTCGGCTGCGCGCTGCTGCTGACCGCCTGCTTCTTCGCCCTGGTGCCCGGCCGGCGCACCTGGTTCACGGTGCTGGGCGCGGGCACCCTGTCCGGCTACCTGCTGCACGGCTTCCTCATCCGGGGCTCGCGCGCGTGGGGCTGGTACGACCCGGACGTGATGCGCGAGCAGCCGGCGGCCTTCCTCATCGCCAGCGCGATCGCGGCCGTCGGCGTCAGCCTGCTGTGCGCGCCGGTGGTGGGGCGGGTGTTCCGGCCCGTGATGGAGCCGAAGCTGCACTGGCTCTTCCGCCGCCCGCCGGCCACCGGCGCCTGA
- a CDS encoding CDP-glycerol glycerophosphotransferase family protein, which produces MAKPEDMIPEDLRRRMRFLPEASAEDRASFLAEAADFLASADAAKLTKLPPLARVKWYLARERRLEELLTVLRFERENPSAFPVQGRLRPYVSIPGVDDRVLPSSVARLRPREMPARARATEVLWRDGKVILRGYAYVQNIPGGRTGPMPRLAWLRRPGGGRVPVKFRPEEAQRATRDSKQALHNYDDAGFEIVIDPERLKTRGRWRAGTWGLTLALPRPGGYVPGKVERTDIGSAGHSQAHDLGDGARLVAGFSEDRFQITVDTPEAEVVDQSAAGDALRLGLRSPAGGKEPRGLRVALKGEKDGAVHEARRDEAAGDARWSRWTVDIPLADLSRATAERTKTLDFIAHIEFADGTSRRATVVDGFAPGRHPRPLGREIAVTTDGPGLLKLHDRARQAVVDSLRWTGKGELLIEGSYTGPGDRMRFVLRHGERYEEHLLPLTWADGRFSVSVAPHRMTTYDAILSLRAGRWYFSLRDKDAWGHSADVPVKLRADLIDRLPLRKRVAGRTYTVNRRFFDRIFLGAGPVLSGEERGAYRQRELRQVHFPRFQREPLRDAVFYNSFGGKQFSDSPRAVYEEFARRGVEVDHLWSVADAQVSLPPGVRPVEWHSREWYEALARSRYVVTNVGLGEWYERRDGQCVVQTWHGTPLKKIGADLLGTPKANPAYIDSLPHRFRQFDLVVSPNAFTTPIMRNAFRCEGEILESGYPRNDIFHREDREKIAQQVRATLGIPEGRKVVLYAPTWRDDQRHTASKFKLDLQVDLTAAREALSDDHVFLFRKHPKILDAIPGAGQGFVYDVSSYPDIAELYLIADVLITDYSSVLFDYAHSGRPMLFFTYDLEHYRDTLRGFYFDFTEKAPGPLIKTSADLVDAIRNIDRVRADHAAKYAAFVEDFCRPSDGLATARVVDRMLEIAPPPGA; this is translated from the coding sequence GTGGCCAAGCCCGAAGACATGATTCCCGAGGACCTCCGGCGCCGGATGCGCTTCCTGCCGGAGGCGTCCGCCGAAGACCGCGCGAGCTTCCTGGCCGAGGCCGCGGACTTCCTGGCGTCGGCCGACGCGGCCAAGCTCACCAAGCTTCCGCCACTGGCCCGCGTCAAGTGGTACCTGGCCCGCGAGCGGCGGCTGGAGGAGCTGCTCACGGTCCTGCGGTTCGAGCGGGAGAACCCCTCGGCGTTCCCCGTGCAGGGGCGGCTGCGCCCGTACGTCTCGATCCCCGGCGTGGACGACCGCGTGCTGCCGTCCTCCGTCGCCCGCCTGCGCCCGCGCGAGATGCCGGCGCGGGCCAGGGCCACGGAGGTGCTCTGGCGGGACGGCAAGGTGATTCTGCGCGGCTACGCCTACGTGCAGAACATCCCCGGCGGCCGTACCGGCCCGATGCCCCGGCTGGCGTGGCTGCGCCGGCCGGGCGGCGGCCGGGTGCCCGTCAAGTTCCGCCCCGAGGAGGCGCAGCGGGCCACCCGGGACTCCAAGCAGGCGCTGCACAACTACGACGACGCCGGGTTCGAGATCGTCATCGACCCCGAGCGGCTGAAGACCCGGGGCCGGTGGCGGGCGGGCACCTGGGGGCTGACGCTGGCCCTGCCCCGGCCGGGCGGCTACGTCCCCGGCAAGGTGGAGCGCACCGACATCGGCTCCGCCGGGCACTCCCAGGCGCATGACCTCGGTGACGGCGCGCGGCTGGTGGCCGGCTTCTCGGAGGACCGGTTCCAGATCACCGTCGACACCCCGGAGGCCGAGGTGGTGGACCAGTCCGCCGCCGGGGACGCGCTCCGGCTCGGCCTGCGGTCCCCGGCCGGTGGCAAGGAGCCGCGGGGGCTGCGCGTCGCGCTCAAGGGTGAGAAGGACGGGGCGGTGCACGAGGCCCGCCGCGACGAGGCGGCCGGCGACGCCCGCTGGAGCCGCTGGACCGTCGACATCCCGCTGGCCGACCTGTCCCGGGCCACCGCGGAGCGGACCAAGACCCTGGACTTCATCGCCCACATCGAGTTCGCCGACGGCACCTCGCGGCGGGCCACCGTGGTCGACGGCTTCGCGCCCGGCCGCCACCCGCGCCCGCTCGGCCGGGAGATCGCCGTCACCACCGACGGCCCCGGGCTGCTCAAGCTGCACGACCGGGCCCGGCAGGCCGTCGTGGACTCGCTGCGGTGGACCGGCAAGGGCGAGCTGCTGATCGAGGGCTCATACACCGGGCCCGGCGACCGGATGCGTTTCGTGCTGCGGCACGGCGAGCGGTACGAGGAGCACCTGCTGCCGCTGACCTGGGCCGACGGCCGGTTCAGCGTGTCCGTGGCCCCGCACCGGATGACGACGTACGACGCGATCCTGTCGCTGCGCGCCGGGCGCTGGTACTTCTCGCTGCGCGACAAGGACGCCTGGGGGCACTCGGCGGACGTGCCGGTGAAGCTGCGCGCCGACCTGATCGACAGGCTGCCGCTGCGCAAGCGTGTGGCGGGCCGCACGTACACCGTCAACCGCCGCTTCTTCGACCGGATCTTCCTGGGCGCGGGCCCGGTCCTCTCCGGCGAGGAGCGGGGCGCGTACCGGCAGCGGGAGCTGCGCCAGGTCCACTTCCCGCGCTTCCAGCGGGAGCCGCTGCGGGACGCCGTCTTCTACAACAGCTTCGGCGGCAAGCAGTTCTCCGACTCGCCGCGCGCGGTCTACGAGGAGTTCGCCCGCCGCGGCGTCGAGGTGGACCACCTGTGGTCGGTCGCCGACGCGCAGGTGAGCCTGCCGCCGGGGGTCAGGCCGGTGGAGTGGCACAGCCGCGAGTGGTACGAGGCGCTGGCGCGCAGCCGGTACGTGGTGACCAACGTCGGCCTCGGCGAGTGGTACGAGCGCCGGGACGGCCAGTGCGTCGTGCAGACCTGGCACGGCACCCCGCTGAAGAAGATCGGCGCCGACCTGCTGGGCACGCCCAAGGCGAACCCGGCGTACATCGACAGCCTGCCGCACCGCTTCCGGCAGTTCGACCTCGTCGTGTCGCCGAACGCCTTCACGACGCCGATCATGCGCAACGCCTTCCGCTGCGAGGGCGAGATCCTGGAGTCGGGCTATCCGCGCAACGACATCTTCCACCGGGAGGACCGGGAGAAGATCGCGCAGCAGGTGCGGGCGACGCTCGGCATCCCCGAGGGGCGCAAGGTGGTGCTGTACGCGCCGACCTGGCGGGACGACCAGCGGCACACCGCGTCGAAGTTCAAGCTGGACCTCCAGGTGGACCTGACGGCGGCGCGGGAGGCGCTGAGCGACGACCACGTCTTCCTGTTCCGCAAGCACCCCAAGATCCTCGACGCGATCCCGGGGGCCGGGCAGGGCTTCGTCTACGACGTCTCGTCCTATCCGGACATCGCCGAGCTGTACCTGATCGCGGACGTCCTGATCACGGACTACTCGTCGGTGCTGTTCGACTACGCGCACTCCGGGCGCCCGATGCTGTTCTTCACCTATGACCTGGAGCACTACCGGGACACCCTGCGGGGCTTCTACTTCGACTTCACGGAGAAGGCCCCGGGGCCGCTGATCAAGACGTCGGCGGACCTGGTCGACGCGATCCGGAACATCGACCGGGTGCGGGCGGACCACGCCGCCAAGTACGCGGCGTTCGTCGAGGACTTCTGCCGGCCCTCGGACGGGCTGGCGACGGCCCGGGTGGTGGACCGGATGCTGGAGATCGCTCCGCCCCCGGGCGCGTAG
- a CDS encoding SDR family NAD(P)-dependent oxidoreductase — translation MHPHGPSPHTTAVVLAGGTGQRVGLSIPKQLIKIAGKAVIEHTLAVFEEAEEIDDVLVMMAPGYAHEVEKIVAKSGLGKVTRVVEGGATRNETTERAIAVLGEGLGEGEERYVLFHDAVRPLLSRRVIADCVAALDRYRAVDVAIPSADTIIVTRTHGEDGEFITDVPDRSRLRRGQTPQAFRLSTIRRAYEIAAEDPNFQATDDCSVVLKYLPDVPIHVVQGDEFNMKVTQPVDVFIADKLFQLASTAAPAQSDEDAYRERLAGKTVVVFGGSYGIGKDIADLAERYGATVYALGRSTTGTHVENPGDIAGALAKAYADTGRVDFVVNTAGVLRIGKLAETEDAVIEEALTVNYLAPVRIARASYKYLAETGGQLLLYTSSSYTRGRAEYSLYSSTKAAMVNLTQALADEWAADGIRVNCVNPERTATPMRTRAFGEEPAGTLLSSEAVARTSLDVLLSPMTGHVIDVRQQDPTADASQADSFERALAASLNAQAAGGTA, via the coding sequence ATCCATCCCCATGGACCGTCCCCCCACACCACCGCGGTCGTCCTCGCCGGTGGCACGGGCCAGCGTGTGGGTCTTTCCATACCGAAGCAACTGATCAAGATCGCGGGCAAGGCCGTTATCGAGCACACCCTGGCCGTTTTCGAAGAGGCCGAGGAAATCGATGACGTCCTGGTCATGATGGCCCCCGGCTACGCGCACGAGGTCGAGAAGATCGTCGCCAAGAGCGGTCTGGGCAAGGTCACCCGGGTCGTGGAGGGCGGGGCCACGCGCAACGAGACCACCGAGCGCGCGATAGCCGTGCTGGGCGAGGGCCTCGGCGAGGGCGAGGAGCGCTACGTGCTCTTCCACGACGCCGTCCGCCCGCTGCTCTCCCGGCGCGTGATAGCCGACTGCGTGGCCGCCCTCGACCGGTATCGAGCCGTGGATGTCGCCATACCGTCGGCCGACACGATCATCGTCACGCGCACCCACGGTGAGGACGGCGAGTTCATCACCGACGTGCCCGACCGTTCGCGGCTGCGACGCGGTCAGACCCCGCAGGCGTTCCGGCTGTCCACCATCCGCCGCGCCTACGAGATCGCCGCGGAGGACCCGAACTTCCAGGCCACCGACGACTGCTCCGTCGTCCTGAAGTACCTGCCGGACGTGCCGATCCACGTGGTGCAGGGTGACGAGTTCAACATGAAGGTCACCCAGCCCGTCGACGTGTTCATCGCGGACAAGCTCTTCCAGCTCGCCTCCACCGCCGCTCCCGCCCAGTCCGACGAGGATGCCTACCGGGAGCGGCTGGCCGGCAAGACCGTCGTCGTCTTCGGCGGCTCCTACGGCATCGGCAAGGACATCGCCGACCTCGCCGAGCGGTACGGCGCGACCGTCTACGCGCTGGGCCGCTCCACCACCGGCACCCACGTCGAGAACCCCGGGGACATCGCGGGGGCCCTCGCCAAGGCGTACGCGGACACCGGCCGCGTGGACTTCGTGGTGAACACCGCCGGAGTGCTGCGGATCGGCAAGCTGGCCGAGACCGAGGACGCGGTCATCGAGGAGGCGCTGACCGTCAACTACCTCGCGCCGGTCCGCATAGCCCGGGCTTCCTACAAGTACCTCGCCGAGACCGGCGGCCAGCTCCTGCTGTACACCTCCAGCAGCTACACGCGCGGCCGCGCCGAGTACAGCCTCTACTCCTCCACCAAGGCCGCCATGGTGAACCTCACCCAGGCCCTGGCCGACGAGTGGGCCGCCGACGGCATCCGCGTCAACTGCGTCAACCCCGAGCGGACCGCGACCCCGATGCGCACCCGCGCCTTCGGCGAGGAGCCGGCCGGCACGCTGCTGTCGTCCGAGGCCGTCGCCCGCACCTCCCTCGACGTGCTGCTGTCGCCCATGACCGGCCACGTCATCGACGTGCGCCAGCAGGACCCCACCGCCGACGCCAGCCAGGCCGACTCCTTCGAGCGGGCCCTGGCCGCCTCCCTCAACGCCCAAGCGGCGGGAGGGACGGCATGA